One window of Streptomyces sp. NBC_00273 genomic DNA carries:
- a CDS encoding cyclase family protein, protein MSDNPTGTPADAPDDGPATGPANGPAVSRREFDALFASVRTWGRWAAADRGAWNRVTAEHARRATATVRDGTVVAMARPWDTRPGPDNAKPALHYMSDLGDVTAPEPSVHKDFLAADYHGKAVTHLDALSHVAYRGQLFDGRTAREHVGAAGARFGAVSALGPLVTRGVLVDLPAVLGVEWLEPGRAVHARDLVAAEEALGVTVGDGDAVLLRSGALRRRRELGAWNPDAASAGWHVHAVPLLAERAVALLGGDGDSDVRPSPVEGLHSPVHALAVTAMGVPLLDNLDLEPLSAACAEAGRYAFLLVVAPLNVPGGTGSPVNPVAIL, encoded by the coding sequence ATGAGCGACAACCCCACCGGTACCCCCGCCGACGCCCCGGACGACGGGCCGGCAACGGGGCCGGCCAACGGGCCCGCCGTCTCCCGCCGGGAGTTCGACGCGCTGTTCGCGTCGGTCCGTACGTGGGGCCGGTGGGCGGCGGCCGATCGCGGGGCCTGGAACCGGGTGACGGCGGAACACGCGCGCAGGGCGACCGCCACGGTCCGGGACGGGACCGTCGTTGCGATGGCACGGCCCTGGGACACCCGCCCCGGCCCGGACAACGCGAAGCCCGCGCTGCACTACATGTCCGACCTCGGCGACGTGACGGCCCCGGAGCCGTCCGTCCACAAGGACTTCCTGGCCGCGGACTATCACGGCAAGGCCGTGACGCACCTCGACGCACTGTCGCACGTCGCCTACCGAGGGCAACTGTTCGACGGGCGCACCGCGCGCGAGCACGTCGGTGCGGCCGGTGCCCGCTTCGGCGCGGTGTCGGCGCTCGGCCCCCTCGTCACGCGGGGCGTCCTGGTCGACCTGCCCGCCGTCCTCGGGGTCGAATGGCTCGAACCGGGCCGTGCGGTGCACGCACGGGACCTCGTCGCCGCGGAAGAGGCACTCGGAGTGACCGTCGGGGACGGCGACGCGGTGCTGCTGCGCTCCGGGGCCCTGCGCCGGCGCCGGGAGCTCGGCGCCTGGAACCCCGACGCGGCGAGCGCGGGCTGGCACGTGCACGCCGTACCGCTGCTGGCCGAGCGCGCCGTCGCGCTGCTGGGCGGTGACGGGGACAGCGATGTACGGCCTTCGCCGGTCGAGGGGCTGCACTCTCCCGTCCACGCGCTCGCCGTCACGGCGATGGGGGTGCCGCTGCTGGACAACCTCGACCTCGAACCGCTCTCGGCCGCGTGCGCCGAAGCGGGCCGTTACGCGTTCCTGCTCGTCGTGGCGCCGCTGAACGTACCCGGCGGAACGGGCTCACCGGTCAATCCGGTCGCGATCCTGTGA